From Oxyura jamaicensis isolate SHBP4307 breed ruddy duck chromosome 19, BPBGC_Ojam_1.0, whole genome shotgun sequence, the proteins below share one genomic window:
- the ZNHIT3 gene encoding zinc finger HIT domain-containing protein 3, which produces MRAARSCGVCGAAGAAPYRCPRCAEAYCSVPCCRAHRARCRRDGDGIAAGSGAAALSEPDGAAEGLAAPRGAGRAGQRAGNPWSVADILAEDDEQDRVPLQKLKLLGESEELRGLLLNPHLRQLLLTIDEAEEKSSLMKKYMQEPLFVEFADCCLRIVEPPEKENILPE; this is translated from the exons ATGCGGGCGGCTCGGAGCTGCGGGGTGtgcggggcggccggggcggcTCCGTACCGGTGCCCGCGCTGCGCTGAGGCTTA CTGCTCGGTGCCGTGCTGCAGGGCGCACCGCGCCCGCTGCCGCCGTGACGGGGATGGGATCGccgccgggagcggggccgcggcgcTGTCGGAGCCGGACGGGGCGGCGGAGGGGCTGGCAGCGCCCCGaggggcgggccgggccgggcagcgcGCAG GCAACCCCTGGTCGGTGGCAGACATCCTGGCGGAGGACGACGAGCAGGACCGCGTGCCGCTGCAGAAGCTCAAGCTGCTGG gaGAATCTGAAGAATTGAGGGGCTTGCTCCTGAACCCACACCTccggcagctgctgctgacgattgatgaagcagaagagaagagctCCCTCATGAAAAAGTACATGCAGGAGCCGTTATTTGTTGAGTTTGCAGACTGCTGCTTGAGAATTGTTGAACCCCCAGAGAAGGAGAACATTCTTCCTGAGTGA